The Skermanella pratensis genome has a window encoding:
- a CDS encoding ABC1 kinase family protein → MANGTEQNSFGGRIARYARVSTAMGGLAARLAGQRYLGIKLERGEHAKELRDALGGLKGPLMKVAQILSSIPDALPQEYVQELSQLQADAPSMGWPFVKRRMAAELGPDWQKRFAKFEHEAASAASLGQVHKAVGLDGTQLACKLQYPDMMSAVEADLRQLGLIFSIYERYDKTISTRQIHAEISARLREELDYALEARHTALYRDILAPVGTVQVPEVVPELSTKRLLTMGWLEGRKILDYVKDHPERRNDLALNMFRAWYTPFYTCGTIHGDPHLGNYTVRADASINLLDFGCIRIFKPSFVKGVIDLYHALQTDDRDLAAEAYRVWGFNKIDNQLIDILNVWAHFVYAPIMDDRTRRIDETNSAMYGREAAEKVHRALHEVGGLEIPREFVFMDRAAIGLGSVFLHLKAEVNWYQLFHDLIGDFDVNALEKHQTELLNRHGVPLPT, encoded by the coding sequence ATGGCAAACGGCACTGAACAGAACTCGTTCGGCGGGCGCATCGCCCGCTATGCACGGGTCTCCACGGCGATGGGCGGGCTGGCGGCGCGGCTCGCCGGACAGCGCTATCTCGGCATCAAGCTCGAACGCGGCGAGCACGCGAAGGAACTGAGGGACGCGCTGGGCGGGCTGAAAGGGCCGCTGATGAAGGTGGCGCAGATCCTGTCCAGTATTCCCGACGCCCTGCCGCAGGAATATGTCCAGGAACTCTCGCAGCTCCAGGCCGACGCGCCCAGCATGGGCTGGCCCTTCGTGAAGCGCCGGATGGCGGCGGAGCTGGGTCCCGACTGGCAGAAGCGGTTCGCCAAGTTCGAACACGAGGCCGCGTCCGCGGCGTCCCTCGGGCAGGTCCACAAAGCGGTCGGGCTGGACGGCACGCAGCTCGCCTGCAAGCTCCAGTACCCCGACATGATGTCCGCGGTCGAGGCCGACCTTCGGCAGCTCGGCCTGATCTTCTCGATCTACGAGCGCTACGACAAGACCATCTCGACCCGGCAGATCCACGCCGAGATTTCGGCCCGTCTGCGCGAGGAGCTGGACTACGCGCTGGAGGCGCGGCACACGGCGCTGTACCGGGACATTCTGGCGCCGGTCGGCACCGTCCAGGTGCCGGAGGTGGTTCCGGAGCTGTCGACCAAGCGGCTGCTGACCATGGGCTGGCTTGAAGGCCGCAAGATCCTGGATTACGTCAAGGACCATCCGGAACGCCGCAACGACCTGGCGCTGAACATGTTCCGGGCTTGGTACACGCCGTTCTACACCTGCGGCACGATCCACGGCGATCCGCACTTGGGCAACTACACCGTGCGAGCCGATGCCTCGATCAACCTGCTCGACTTCGGCTGCATCCGCATCTTCAAGCCCAGCTTCGTCAAGGGCGTCATCGACCTTTACCATGCCCTCCAGACCGACGACCGCGACCTTGCGGCCGAGGCGTACCGCGTCTGGGGCTTCAACAAGATCGACAACCAGTTGATCGATATCCTCAACGTGTGGGCTCACTTCGTCTATGCCCCGATCATGGACGACCGGACCCGCAGGATAGACGAGACCAACAGCGCCATGTACGGGCGCGAGGCGGCGGAGAAGGTCCACAGGGCGCTGCACGAGGTCGGCGGGCTGGAGATCCCCCGGGAGTTCGTGTTCATGGACCGGGCCGCCATCGGGCTGGGGTCGGTTTTCCTGCATCTCAAGGCCGAAGTGAACTGGTACCAGCTCTTCCATGACCTGATCGGCGACTTCGACGTGAACGCGCTTGAGAAGCACCAGACCGAGCTGCTCAATCGCCATGGAGTGCCGCTGCCGACCTGA